The Streptomyces cynarae genome contains a region encoding:
- the gatC gene encoding Asp-tRNA(Asn)/Glu-tRNA(Gln) amidotransferase subunit GatC — translation MPGITREEVAHLARLARLELKPEELDHFAGQLDDIIGAVARVSEVADQDVPPTSHPLPLTNVMRPDEVRPSLTPEQALSGAPAQEQQRFKVPQILGEE, via the coding sequence GCCCACCTCGCCCGGCTGGCGCGTCTGGAGCTGAAGCCCGAAGAGCTCGACCACTTCGCAGGCCAGCTCGACGACATCATCGGCGCGGTCGCCCGCGTCAGCGAGGTCGCCGACCAAGACGTACCGCCGACCTCTCACCCGCTGCCGCTGACGAACGTCATGCGCCCGGACGAGGTCCGTCCGTCGCTCACCCCCGAGCAGGCGCTGTCCGGCGCCCCGGCCCAGGAGCAGCAGCGTTTCAAGGTGCCGCAGATCCTGGGGGAGGAGTAG